Proteins co-encoded in one Spodoptera frugiperda isolate SF20-4 unplaced genomic scaffold, AGI-APGP_CSIRO_Sfru_2.0 tig00001987_1, whole genome shotgun sequence genomic window:
- the LOC126910604 gene encoding uncharacterized protein LOC126910604, whose protein sequence is MSIQMCTSYQNQQHHCHTDSSGAISWWNGSNDCRNRGLGSLSLQRCKSRRSSSSRDVSSLTQVVTGHGSFWKYLFLTMQEETTGCRHCEDYLKHVVEHTVVVYPV, encoded by the exons ATGTCCATTCAAATGTGCACGAGTTATCAGAATCAACAACATCATTGTCATACAG atagctccggcgcgatctcatggtggaatggcagcaacgactgtcgcaaccgagggttgggctcgctgtcattgcagcg GTGCAAGTCCCGtcgcagcagcagcagcagagACGTCAGCAGCCTTACCCAGGTGGtcaccggacatggaagtttctgGAAGTACCTGTTCCTAACTATGCAGGAGGAAACAACCGGTTGTCGTCACTGCGAGGACTACCTGAAGCACGtagtggagcatacggtggttGTATACCCTGTATGA
- the LOC118281144 gene encoding tubulin alpha-1 chain-like yields the protein MRECISIHGGQAGVQIGNACWELYCLEHGIQPDGQMPSDKTVGGGDDSFNTFFSETGAGKHVPRAVFIDLEPTVVDEVRTGTYRQLFHPEQLITGKEDAANNYARGHYTIGKEIVDLVLDRVRKLADQCTGLQGFLIFHSFGGGTGSGFASLLMERLSVDYGKKSKLEFAIYPAPQISTAVVEPYNSILTTHTTLEHSDAAFMVDNEAIYDICRRNLDIERPTYTNLNRLIGQIVSSITASLRFDGALNVDLTEFQTNLVPYPRIHFPLVTYAPVISAEKAYHEQLSVAEITNACFEPANQMVKCDPRHGKYMACCMLYRGDVVPKDVNAAIGTIKTKRTIQFVDWCPTGFKVGINYQPPTVVPGGDLAKVQRAVCMLSNTTAIAEAWSRLNHKFDLMYAKRAFVHWYVGEGMEEGEFSEAREDLAALEKDYEEVGMDSGEGEGEGGEEY from the coding sequence ATGCGTGAATGTATATCTATACATGGCGGACAAGCTGGAGTGCAAATTGGTAACGCTTGCTGGGAATTGTACTGTCTAGAACATGGCATCCAGCCTGACGGACAGATGCCCTCTGACAAGACCGTCGGTGGCGGCGATGACTCGTTCAATACATTCTTCAGTGAGACCGGTGCAGGCAAGCATGTTCCTCGGGCAGTGTTCATAGACCTCGAGCCTACCGTAGTAGATGAGGTGCGTACAGGAACTTACCGTCAATTATTTCACCCGGAACAGCTGATCACGGGTAAAGAAGATGCTGCCAACAACTACGCTCGAGGGCATTACACCATCGGCAAAGAGATTGTGGACTTGGTGCTTGACAGGGTCCGAAAACTAGCAGACCAATGCACCGGTTTGCAAGGATTTCTCATTTTTCACTCCTTTGGAGGCGGTACCGGCTCCGGTTTCGCATCCCTGCTAATGGAACGACTGTCCGTTGATTATGGTAAAAAGTCTAAATTAGAATTCGCGATCTACCCTGCCCCGCAGATTTCAACCGCCGTCGTGGAACCTTACAACTCTATCTTAACAACACATACAACGTTGGAACATTCTGATGCCGCCTTTATGGTGGACAACGAAGCTATCTATGATATTTGCAGGAGGAACTTGGACATTGAGAGACCTACATACACTAATCTAAATCGTCTGATTGGTCAAATTGTATCGTCCATCACTGCGTCGTTAAGGTTTGACGGTGCCCTGAACGTCGATTTAACGGAGTTCCAGACAAATTTGGTACCTTACCCACGCATTCATTTCCCCCTCGTAACGTATGCTCCTGTTATCTCCGCTGAAAAAGCGTACCATGAACAACTATCTGTAGCGGAGATAACTAATGCGTGCTTCGAACCTGCAAACCAGATGGTGAAATGTGACCCGAGACATGGCAAGTATATGGCGTGCTGTATGCTTTACCGCGGGGACGTAGTTCCAAAAGATGTTAATGCTGCTATTGGGACTATCAAGACAAAGAGAACTATTCAGTTTGTTGATTGGTGTCCGACTGGCTTCAAAGTGGGTATAAACTATCAACCTCCCACCGTGGTGCCTGGTGGTGACTTAGCTAAGGTACAGCGCGCAGTCTGCATGTTGTCAAATACCACCGCCATAGCTGAAGCGTGGTCGCGTCTCAACCATAAGTTTGATCTGATGTATGCAAAGCGAGCATTTGTCCATTGGTACGTCGGCGAAGGTATGGAAGAAGGAGAGTTCTCGGAGGCTCGTGAAGATCTGGCTGCACTCGAAAAGGATTATGAAGAAGTCGGTATGGACTCTGGAGAAGGCGAAGGCGAGGGCGGTGAAGagtattaa